The Listeria cossartiae subsp. cossartiae genome includes a region encoding these proteins:
- the nadA gene encoding quinolinate synthase NadA, with translation MNLLETVEQDTMPAHYKSMTQTEMIARVAEIKAQLGDDLFIPCHHYQKDEVVPFADAIGDSLQLAQMAASNKKAKHIVFCGVHFMAETADMLTTNEQIVTLPDMRAGCSMADMADIHQLTNAWPKLQTLFGDTILPVTYINSTAAIKSFVGEHGGTTVTSSNATKIVSWALEQKERIFFLPDQHLGRNTAFELGIPLEQMAIWNPIKNELEYDGHLADCKVILWKGYCSVHQHFTVKNIENIRKNHPNMRIIVHPECTHEVVSLADDSGSTKKIVTEISNAAPGTEWAVGTEANLVDRIIQENPDKKIVSLNPFMCPCMTMNRIDLPHLLWTLEAIQNGEQRNQIKVDEQTTKFALKALERMLQLS, from the coding sequence ATGAACTTACTGGAAACGGTGGAACAAGATACCATGCCAGCCCATTATAAAAGTATGACGCAAACTGAAATGATTGCTCGTGTTGCGGAAATTAAAGCCCAACTCGGCGACGATCTTTTTATTCCCTGTCACCATTATCAAAAAGACGAGGTTGTTCCCTTTGCGGATGCGATTGGTGATTCGTTACAATTAGCGCAAATGGCTGCCAGTAATAAAAAAGCGAAACACATCGTTTTCTGCGGGGTTCATTTTATGGCGGAGACGGCGGATATGCTTACGACCAATGAGCAAATTGTTACATTACCAGATATGCGCGCTGGTTGTTCGATGGCAGACATGGCGGACATTCACCAATTAACAAACGCTTGGCCTAAATTGCAAACACTTTTCGGTGACACGATTTTGCCTGTTACGTATATTAATTCGACAGCCGCGATTAAATCTTTCGTTGGCGAACACGGTGGTACAACTGTTACATCTAGCAACGCAACCAAAATTGTCTCATGGGCACTCGAACAAAAAGAGCGTATTTTCTTCCTACCCGACCAACATTTAGGCCGAAACACCGCCTTCGAACTCGGCATCCCGCTCGAACAAATGGCGATTTGGAACCCCATAAAAAACGAACTAGAATATGATGGTCATTTGGCCGATTGTAAAGTCATTCTTTGGAAAGGCTACTGCTCTGTCCACCAACATTTTACCGTTAAAAATATCGAAAATATCCGTAAAAATCATCCGAACATGCGAATTATTGTCCACCCCGAATGCACGCATGAAGTGGTTTCTTTGGCAGACGATTCGGGGTCAACGAAAAAAATTGTGACGGAAATAAGTAATGCTGCGCCGGGAACGGAATGGGCCGTTGGGACGGAAGCGAATCTAGTCGATCGTATTATCCAAGAAAATCCTGATAAAAAAATCGTTTCGCTCAATCCATTTATGTGTCCGTGTATGACGATGAACCGTATCGATTTGCCCCATTTGCTCTGGACGCTAGAGGCCATTCAAAACGGCGAGCAAAGAAATCAAATCAAAGTCGATGAACAGACAACCAAATTCGCTTTAAAAGCTTTGGAAAGAATGCTCCAATTAAGCTAA
- the nadB gene encoding L-aspartate oxidase, which translates to MTKERVIIVGSGISGCMAALRLMPDYDVTIITKGYKEESNSMLAQGGVAAAVSKNDTPKKHFSDTFQAGCFHNKVLAVNQLVTCGPIVIQKLIDEGMTFDKKDGEFSLGLEGAHRLPRILHTGGDQTGKYLTTFLQAQLTNVQWQEGQMATEIIKHNEVAIGIHCLDKENQLHTYYGEHIILASGGLGQLFPVTTNAATISGDGLALAYRAGAKLTDMEFIQFHPTLLFLNGRCHGLISEAVRGERARIVRADGSAVMIGVHPLADLAPRDIVAATLFEEIERGNAIFLDITEVAHFEKRFPAITANLDAHQVPFRETKRIPVHPGTHFLMGGIRTDLHGKTNVTGLYAIGEVANAGVHGANRLASNSLLETLVFGEKVAEYIHTQKPNPQNYPPIPRASSTKTPHLPNKQLLQEKIWETLGITRKPEKITAFLHWLADFDYANHTRETAELSHMIITAKLIAESALKRTESLGAHRILKGVTK; encoded by the coding sequence ATGACAAAAGAACGAGTTATTATTGTTGGGAGCGGCATATCTGGTTGTATGGCTGCCCTCAGATTAATGCCGGACTATGATGTGACGATAATCACAAAAGGCTATAAAGAAGAAAGTAATTCTATGCTTGCTCAAGGTGGTGTCGCAGCTGCAGTGTCAAAAAACGATACACCGAAAAAACATTTTAGCGATACATTTCAAGCGGGTTGTTTTCATAATAAAGTTCTCGCAGTAAACCAACTCGTTACTTGTGGTCCAATTGTTATACAAAAACTGATTGATGAAGGCATGACATTTGATAAAAAAGATGGCGAATTTTCGCTTGGGTTAGAAGGCGCTCACCGTTTGCCGAGAATTTTACATACTGGCGGCGATCAAACTGGCAAATATCTAACTACATTTTTGCAAGCCCAGTTGACGAACGTTCAATGGCAAGAGGGACAAATGGCCACCGAGATTATCAAACATAACGAAGTAGCCATAGGTATTCATTGTTTAGATAAAGAAAATCAGCTACATACGTATTACGGCGAACATATTATTTTAGCAAGCGGCGGACTTGGGCAACTTTTTCCCGTTACGACGAATGCGGCGACGATTTCTGGCGACGGGCTGGCGCTAGCTTACCGAGCGGGCGCCAAACTGACTGATATGGAATTTATTCAGTTTCACCCAACTTTGCTTTTTTTAAATGGGCGTTGTCATGGGCTTATTTCTGAGGCGGTTCGCGGGGAAAGAGCTAGGATTGTTCGCGCGGATGGTTCGGCTGTAATGATTGGCGTTCACCCTCTGGCGGATCTTGCGCCACGTGATATTGTTGCGGCGACATTGTTTGAAGAAATCGAACGTGGAAATGCAATCTTTCTTGATATAACGGAGGTTGCTCATTTCGAAAAACGTTTCCCGGCAATCACTGCCAATTTAGATGCGCACCAAGTACCGTTTCGCGAAACAAAGCGCATTCCGGTTCATCCCGGCACACATTTTTTGATGGGTGGCATTCGTACTGACCTTCACGGAAAAACGAATGTTACTGGCCTATATGCAATTGGCGAAGTAGCGAATGCTGGTGTACACGGCGCAAATCGACTCGCGAGCAACTCCCTTCTCGAAACCCTTGTCTTTGGCGAAAAAGTAGCTGAGTACATTCATACACAGAAGCCTAATCCCCAAAATTATCCACCAATCCCGCGCGCCAGCTCAACCAAAACACCTCATCTACCCAATAAGCAACTCCTTCAAGAGAAAATTTGGGAGACACTTGGGATTACGAGAAAACCAGAGAAAATCACTGCATTTCTTCACTGGCTGGCTGATTTTGATTACGCCAACCATACCCGAGAAACTGCCGAGCTTAGCCATATGATTATTACCGCAAAATTAATCGCCGAAAGCGCACTTAAACGAACCGAAAGCCTCGGCGCACATCGAATTTTAAAAGGAGTAACAAAATGA
- the nadC gene encoding carboxylating nicotinate-nucleotide diphosphorylase — protein MNSILMNQAIQAFLLEDIGQYDLSADTIFASDTIGKGVFLAKESGILCGISIPPKVYEILGGDARFEAYKKDGDSIIKGDIIATVTAPVRTLLSGERVILNLMQRMSGIASQTNLTVKQLDDSTIRICDTRKTAPGLRAFDKYAVQTGGGFNHRNGLYDGVMLKDNHIAFSGGITEAVTTVREKLGHMVKIEVETENESQVKEAVQAGADIIMLDNRTPEEVAQLVKLVPAHITTEISGNITLENIHSYQGSGANYISLGSLTHSVRALDISFNSEGGIKA, from the coding sequence ATGAACTCAATACTTATGAATCAAGCAATCCAGGCATTTTTACTAGAAGATATTGGTCAATATGATTTAAGCGCAGATACGATTTTTGCTAGTGACACGATTGGAAAAGGCGTTTTTCTAGCGAAGGAGAGCGGTATTCTTTGTGGTATTTCTATCCCGCCAAAAGTGTATGAGATTCTTGGTGGCGATGCGCGATTTGAAGCGTATAAAAAAGATGGAGATTCCATCATAAAAGGAGATATCATTGCGACAGTGACAGCTCCCGTTCGCACACTGCTTTCCGGCGAGCGAGTCATTTTAAATTTAATGCAACGGATGAGTGGCATTGCGAGTCAGACGAATCTTACCGTAAAACAGTTAGATGATTCGACCATTCGGATTTGTGATACGCGAAAAACTGCGCCCGGTCTGCGCGCCTTCGATAAATATGCCGTACAGACCGGTGGCGGCTTTAATCATCGTAACGGTCTATACGATGGCGTTATGCTAAAAGATAACCACATCGCCTTCTCTGGTGGCATTACCGAAGCCGTAACTACCGTCCGCGAGAAACTAGGACATATGGTAAAAATTGAAGTCGAAACGGAAAACGAATCTCAAGTGAAAGAAGCGGTCCAAGCTGGCGCCGATATTATCATGCTGGATAATCGTACACCCGAAGAAGTTGCACAACTTGTTAAGCTAGTTCCAGCACATATAACTACGGAAATTTCCGGTAATATTACTTTGGAAAATATCCATAGTTATCAAGGTTCTGGCGCGAATTATATTTCTTTAGGCTCCCTAACACATTCAGTTCGCGCACTCGATATCAGTTTTAATAGCGAAGGAGGAATAAAAGCATGA
- a CDS encoding YggS family pyridoxal phosphate-dependent enzyme has product MTKQANLEKVTAQIEQACEESHREPKDVTLVAVTKTIDVAGITELYDLGIRHFGENRADVFLEKTVALADKEDICWHYIGSLQTRKVKDVLPKIDYLHSLDRSSLAKEIEKRATKPVKCFLQVNISGEESKHGFSKEEALSFLQEADFTFIEIVGLMTMAPITNSDIELHHVFHELKQLQQEIHALQLKNIPCTALSMGMTNDYGIAITEGATFIRVGRALVSDDNMEV; this is encoded by the coding sequence ATGACAAAACAAGCTAATTTAGAAAAAGTAACGGCACAAATCGAGCAAGCTTGTGAAGAAAGTCATCGCGAGCCGAAAGATGTAACATTAGTAGCTGTTACAAAAACGATTGATGTAGCTGGGATCACAGAGCTCTATGATTTAGGTATTCGCCACTTTGGTGAAAATCGTGCTGATGTTTTTCTCGAAAAGACAGTAGCACTTGCAGATAAAGAGGACATTTGTTGGCATTACATTGGTTCTTTGCAAACCCGTAAAGTAAAAGATGTATTACCGAAAATCGATTATTTGCATTCGCTTGATCGATCATCGCTTGCAAAGGAAATCGAAAAGCGTGCTACGAAACCAGTTAAATGTTTTCTACAAGTAAATATTTCTGGTGAAGAAAGCAAGCATGGTTTTTCAAAAGAAGAGGCGCTATCTTTTTTACAAGAGGCGGATTTTACGTTCATTGAGATTGTTGGTTTAATGACAATGGCACCAATTACAAATAGCGACATAGAGCTGCATCACGTATTTCATGAGTTAAAGCAATTGCAGCAAGAAATTCATGCGCTTCAGTTAAAAAATATTCCATGTACAGCGTTATCTATGGGGATGACAAATGACTACGGAATTGCCATTACAGAAGGTGCGACATTTATACGAGTAGGAAGAGCTTTGGTGAGTGACGATAATATGGAGGTGTAA
- the divIVA gene encoding septum site-determining protein DivIVA: MPLSPLDIHNKEFTRGFRGYDEDEVNDFLDQIIKDYEQVIKEKKRIEDTLDNSEERLAHFTNIEETLNKSLIVAQTAAEEVKASAEKEAKLIVREAEKNADRILSDSLSKARKIAIEIEDLKRQSKVFRERLRMLVEAQMDLIKSEDWQQMMAYDVDATELASIKEVESQSEES, from the coding sequence ATGCCATTATCGCCGCTGGATATACATAACAAAGAGTTTACCCGTGGTTTTAGAGGTTATGACGAAGACGAAGTAAATGACTTCCTCGATCAAATCATTAAAGATTATGAACAAGTTATTAAAGAGAAAAAGCGTATTGAGGACACTTTAGATAATAGTGAAGAACGTTTAGCTCATTTTACTAACATTGAAGAAACGTTAAACAAATCATTAATCGTGGCACAAACAGCTGCCGAAGAAGTGAAAGCTTCCGCTGAAAAAGAAGCAAAACTTATTGTCCGTGAAGCAGAAAAAAATGCTGACCGAATTTTAAGCGATTCTCTTTCTAAAGCACGTAAAATCGCGATTGAAATTGAAGACTTAAAACGCCAATCCAAAGTATTCCGCGAGCGTTTACGTATGTTAGTAGAAGCGCAAATGGATTTAATTAAAAGCGAAGATTGGCAACAAATGATGGCTTACGATGTAGATGCGACAGAACTTGCATCTATCAAAGAAGTAGAATCTCAATCAGAAGAAAGTTAA
- the ileS gene encoding isoleucine--tRNA ligase, whose product MEYKDTLLMPKTDFPMRGNLPNKEPEWQAKWEEEKLYEKIQEKNAGRPTYILHDGPPYANGELHMGHALNKTIKDIIVRYKSMAGFSSPYVPGWDTHGLPIETAIAKKGVKRKEMSIAEFRKLCAEYAMTQVDGQRAGFKRLGINGDWENPYITLLPEYEAEQIKVFGEMAKKGYIYKGKKPVYWSPSSESALAEAEIEYQDKTSASIFVAFKVTDGKGVLDEGTNIVIWTTTPWTIPANMGITVNPDLDYVVIESAGEKYVVAEALLPSLREKLGFEDATVVKTVRGSELDRVVTKHPLYDRDSLVMNGEHATAEAGTGAVHTAPGHGEDDFLIGKKYDLEILAPLDDRGVFTEEAPGFEGVFYDTANKMVTEKLEEVGALLKLEFITHSYPHDWRTKKPVIFRATAQWFASIDAFRDDLLAAVKGVNWTPAWGETRLFNMVRDRGDWVISRQRAWGVPLPIFYAENGEAIITDETISHISELFREHGSNVWFERDVKDLLPAGFTHPGSPNGEFTKETDIMDVWFDSGSSHQAVLNARPELSRPADLYMEGSDQYRGWFNSSLTTAVAITGEAPYRNVLSHGFALDGEGRKMSKSLGNTLLPGKVIKQLGADIVRLWVASVDYQADVRVSDDILKQVSEVYRKIRNTMRFLLGNINDFQPTVNAVSYENLREVDKYMLIKLNDLVKNVKDSYEAFEFSTIYHQINNFCTVELSQFYMDFAKDVVYIEAADSHDRRAMQTVFYEAVVTLTKLLAPILPHTTEEVWNSLIGEGVESIHLQDLPDVKVLAGSEEITAKWDAFMQIRDNVQKALEFARNEKLIGKSMLAKVTLYVDGEAKTLFDSLEGDFAQLFIVSDFELVEGLENAPESAFKSNQVAVQITVAEGETCERCRVVKKDVGVDPKHPTLCGRCADIVVNHYEA is encoded by the coding sequence ATGGAATATAAAGATACGTTATTAATGCCAAAGACAGACTTTCCAATGCGTGGGAATTTACCAAACAAAGAACCAGAATGGCAAGCAAAATGGGAAGAAGAAAAGCTATACGAAAAAATTCAAGAAAAAAATGCTGGACGCCCGACGTACATTTTGCATGACGGACCTCCTTATGCAAACGGCGAGCTTCACATGGGGCACGCGCTAAATAAAACAATTAAAGATATTATCGTTCGCTATAAATCAATGGCTGGATTCAGTTCTCCGTATGTTCCGGGTTGGGACACACACGGACTGCCAATCGAAACAGCTATCGCTAAAAAAGGTGTTAAACGCAAAGAAATGTCTATCGCTGAATTCCGCAAACTTTGTGCTGAATACGCGATGACACAAGTAGACGGTCAACGCGCAGGTTTCAAACGCCTTGGTATTAACGGTGACTGGGAAAATCCTTATATCACGCTTTTACCAGAATACGAAGCAGAGCAAATCAAGGTTTTCGGCGAAATGGCGAAAAAAGGCTATATCTACAAAGGGAAAAAGCCGGTTTATTGGTCTCCTTCAAGTGAATCTGCCCTTGCAGAAGCAGAAATCGAATACCAGGATAAAACATCTGCTTCGATTTTCGTAGCTTTCAAAGTAACAGACGGAAAAGGCGTACTAGACGAAGGCACTAATATCGTTATTTGGACAACGACTCCTTGGACAATTCCAGCGAACATGGGGATTACGGTTAACCCTGATTTAGATTATGTCGTAATCGAATCTGCTGGTGAAAAATATGTCGTAGCAGAAGCGCTTTTACCAAGCTTACGTGAAAAATTAGGTTTTGAAGATGCGACGGTTGTTAAAACGGTTCGTGGTTCTGAACTTGACCGCGTTGTAACGAAACACCCACTTTATGACCGTGATTCTTTAGTGATGAACGGTGAGCACGCTACTGCAGAAGCTGGTACTGGTGCAGTTCATACGGCTCCTGGACACGGGGAAGATGACTTTTTAATCGGGAAAAAATACGATTTAGAAATTCTAGCTCCTTTAGATGATCGTGGTGTCTTTACAGAAGAAGCACCGGGATTTGAAGGCGTGTTTTATGATACAGCGAACAAAATGGTAACGGAAAAATTAGAAGAAGTGGGCGCATTACTGAAACTAGAATTCATCACGCACTCTTATCCACATGATTGGCGTACGAAAAAACCAGTTATTTTCCGTGCAACAGCGCAGTGGTTTGCTTCGATTGACGCATTCCGTGATGATTTACTCGCAGCGGTTAAAGGTGTTAACTGGACTCCTGCTTGGGGTGAAACACGTCTATTCAATATGGTTCGCGACCGCGGCGACTGGGTTATTTCTCGTCAACGTGCATGGGGCGTTCCGCTACCGATTTTCTATGCGGAAAATGGGGAAGCAATCATTACAGATGAAACGATCAGCCATATTTCTGAACTATTCCGTGAGCATGGCTCGAATGTTTGGTTTGAACGTGATGTGAAAGATTTATTACCTGCTGGCTTCACACATCCGGGTAGCCCAAATGGCGAATTTACAAAAGAAACGGATATTATGGATGTTTGGTTTGATTCTGGTTCTAGTCATCAAGCAGTGCTGAATGCTCGCCCTGAATTAAGTCGTCCAGCTGATTTGTATATGGAAGGCTCTGACCAATACCGTGGTTGGTTTAACTCGTCGTTAACAACTGCTGTAGCTATCACTGGCGAAGCACCTTATCGTAACGTGCTAAGTCATGGTTTCGCACTAGATGGCGAAGGTCGCAAAATGAGTAAATCGCTTGGAAACACGCTTCTTCCAGGCAAAGTAATTAAACAACTTGGTGCGGATATCGTTCGCCTTTGGGTTGCTTCTGTAGATTATCAAGCCGACGTTCGCGTTAGTGATGACATCTTAAAACAAGTATCCGAAGTATATCGTAAAATCCGTAACACAATGCGTTTCTTACTAGGAAATATCAATGATTTCCAACCAACTGTAAATGCAGTTTCTTATGAAAATTTACGCGAAGTAGACAAATACATGCTAATCAAATTAAATGATTTAGTGAAAAATGTGAAAGATAGTTATGAAGCTTTCGAATTCTCTACAATTTATCACCAAATCAACAATTTCTGTACAGTAGAATTAAGCCAATTTTATATGGATTTTGCCAAAGATGTTGTCTACATTGAAGCAGCTGACAGTCATGACCGTCGCGCGATGCAAACAGTCTTTTATGAAGCAGTTGTTACATTGACAAAATTACTTGCGCCAATTTTACCGCATACGACAGAAGAAGTTTGGAATAGCTTGATTGGTGAAGGCGTTGAAAGCATTCATTTACAAGACTTGCCAGACGTGAAAGTATTAGCTGGTAGCGAAGAAATTACAGCGAAATGGGACGCGTTCATGCAAATTCGCGATAACGTCCAAAAAGCATTAGAATTTGCTCGTAACGAAAAATTAATCGGTAAATCAATGCTTGCAAAAGTAACATTATACGTGGACGGCGAAGCGAAAACATTGTTTGATTCCTTAGAAGGTGATTTCGCGCAACTATTTATCGTCTCTGATTTTGAACTAGTTGAAGGTTTAGAAAATGCACCAGAATCTGCCTTCAAGTCGAACCAAGTAGCTGTTCAAATTACGGTTGCAGAAGGCGAAACTTGCGAACGTTGCCGCGTTGTGAAAAAAGATGTTGGCGTAGATCCGAAACATCCAACTTTATGCGGCCGCTGTGCTGACATTGTTGTAAACCACTACGAAGCATAA
- a CDS encoding YggT family protein encodes MQSILYQVVEVILFIIRWLPTLMFIYFLMSWFPGARESKIGQLLARIFEPILEPFRRIIPPIGMFDISSLVAYFIFQYAMRVLTGLIQVYVIPMLF; translated from the coding sequence TTGCAAAGTATTTTATATCAAGTGGTGGAGGTCATCTTATTTATTATTAGATGGTTGCCAACACTCATGTTTATTTATTTCTTGATGAGCTGGTTTCCAGGTGCAAGAGAATCCAAAATTGGCCAATTGCTAGCACGCATTTTTGAACCGATTTTAGAGCCTTTTAGAAGGATTATTCCGCCGATTGGTATGTTTGATATTTCGTCCCTTGTGGCTTATTTCATTTTCCAATATGCGATGAGAGTTTTAACAGGTTTAATTCAAGTGTACGTTATTCCAATGTTATTTTAA
- a CDS encoding cysteine desulfurase family protein — protein MIYFDHAATTKMSEAALQVFMNASREFFANSESLHDAGTKAAALLEKCRGSFADMLHVPSRGIIFTSGGTESNQIAIQTLLHTSEKKEVLVSPLEHASVWQQLEALEQAGECHVKQLPVDSFGQVQPASLQEMISAETGLIIIQHVNSEIGTIQPIKELAHIAKQAGIYFHTDIVQSFGKIPLELSDVTSFSISSHKIYGPKGAGLLFMKPDFPLQAALPDVHHEFGFRPGTVNVPAIAAFTTAAYDIMENREKEARRIATLKAAICETLTERVKVEGGQNTSPFILGLTLPNMQGQEALLTLNEADIQISTTSACSLRDPAPSKTLMATGKTEEEANRFIRLSFGKENELSDSIILKEEIDKLLRKR, from the coding sequence ATGATTTACTTTGACCATGCAGCTACAACGAAAATGAGTGAGGCGGCTTTACAAGTTTTTATGAATGCATCAAGAGAGTTCTTCGCTAATTCGGAAAGTTTACACGATGCCGGGACGAAAGCAGCAGCCCTTTTAGAAAAATGTCGGGGAAGTTTTGCGGATATGTTACATGTTCCAAGCCGAGGAATTATATTTACGAGTGGCGGGACGGAAAGTAATCAAATCGCGATTCAAACGCTACTACATACGAGTGAAAAAAAAGAGGTGCTCGTTAGTCCGCTAGAACACGCCTCCGTTTGGCAACAGTTGGAAGCGCTCGAGCAAGCGGGAGAATGCCATGTAAAACAATTGCCAGTCGATTCTTTTGGGCAAGTGCAACCAGCTAGTCTACAGGAAATGATTTCTGCTGAAACCGGGCTAATTATCATCCAACATGTTAATTCTGAAATTGGGACTATTCAACCAATCAAAGAATTAGCGCATATTGCCAAACAAGCGGGAATTTATTTTCATACCGATATCGTGCAGTCCTTTGGTAAAATCCCGTTAGAATTAAGCGATGTAACCAGTTTTAGCATTTCCTCGCATAAAATTTACGGACCAAAAGGGGCGGGTTTGCTATTTATGAAACCTGATTTTCCGCTGCAAGCTGCTTTGCCGGACGTCCATCATGAATTTGGCTTTAGACCAGGCACGGTAAATGTTCCAGCAATTGCTGCCTTTACGACAGCTGCCTATGATATAATGGAAAATAGAGAAAAAGAAGCAAGGCGGATTGCGACGCTTAAAGCAGCCATTTGTGAAACATTAACAGAACGAGTCAAGGTAGAAGGCGGGCAAAATACATCGCCGTTTATTCTTGGTCTGACGCTTCCAAATATGCAAGGGCAAGAAGCATTGCTCACATTAAACGAAGCAGATATCCAAATTTCGACAACGAGCGCCTGCAGTTTGCGCGACCCAGCTCCATCCAAAACATTAATGGCAACTGGAAAAACGGAAGAAGAAGCAAACCGATTTATCCGATTGTCCTTTGGGAAAGAAAATGAATTAAGCGATAGTATTATTTTGAAAGAAGAAATCGACAAACTACTACGAAAAAGGTGA
- a CDS encoding transcription repressor NadR has translation MKKILGDTRRQLILKWLKEAEAPISGNQLASKTNVSRQVIVQDISLLKAGNEPIMATPQGYIYAKETGYTGERRVIAVKHTKEQAADELNILVDHGVSIIDVIVDHPIYGEITASLHLKSRFDVEKFVKKVQTTGATMLSGLTDGTHLHTIEADTKEQLELAIAALDKAGFLI, from the coding sequence ATGAAAAAGATATTAGGTGATACGCGCAGGCAACTGATTTTAAAATGGTTAAAAGAAGCCGAAGCGCCCATTTCAGGGAATCAACTTGCGAGTAAAACGAATGTTAGCCGCCAAGTAATCGTGCAAGATATTTCGCTCCTAAAAGCTGGCAACGAGCCGATTATGGCTACCCCGCAAGGTTACATTTACGCGAAAGAAACAGGCTATACTGGAGAACGCCGCGTGATTGCCGTCAAACATACGAAAGAACAAGCTGCCGATGAACTAAATATTCTGGTGGACCACGGTGTATCGATTATTGACGTGATTGTCGATCATCCGATTTACGGCGAAATTACCGCATCGCTACATTTGAAAAGTCGTTTTGATGTTGAAAAATTTGTCAAAAAAGTGCAGACAACTGGAGCAACCATGCTGTCAGGACTAACGGACGGAACGCATTTGCACACCATTGAAGCAGATACAAAAGAACAATTAGAACTCGCAATTGCGGCCTTAGATAAAGCTGGATTTTTAATCTAA
- a CDS encoding cell division protein SepF: MGLSNKFKSFFFLDEEEEYYEEEVAREPEPMQKKTKKERPNKNRFYAVEEDDAKVVSMQGAQFSSRMVLAEPRVYAEAQELADYLKEYKSVVVNLQRISHDQATRIVDFLSGTVYALGGDIQRVGNNIFLCTPDNVEVDGSISEMLDEQNFM, translated from the coding sequence ATGGGACTATCGAATAAATTTAAGTCATTCTTTTTCTTAGATGAAGAGGAAGAATATTATGAAGAAGAAGTAGCGAGGGAACCTGAACCTATGCAAAAGAAAACGAAAAAAGAAAGACCTAATAAAAACCGTTTTTATGCTGTTGAAGAAGATGATGCGAAGGTGGTTAGTATGCAGGGAGCTCAGTTTTCTAGTCGTATGGTACTTGCGGAACCGCGTGTATATGCAGAAGCCCAAGAACTAGCGGATTACTTAAAAGAATACAAATCTGTTGTTGTAAACTTGCAACGTATTAGCCATGATCAAGCGACACGTATTGTCGATTTCTTGAGTGGTACAGTTTATGCATTGGGTGGAGATATTCAACGCGTTGGCAATAATATTTTCTTATGTACTCCAGACAATGTGGAAGTGGATGGCTCTATTTCCGAAATGCTCGATGAACAAAACTTTATGTAA
- a CDS encoding YlmH family RNA-binding protein encodes MDGIYQHFRAEEYAFIDKILGITMQVENEYTPQLTDFLDPRQRFITETVIGGYEQINVQFFGGVEHAERRRALIYPDYYTPTEADFEIALFHIRYPVKFTTLTHQKILGTLMSLGMKRDIFGDILNNDTEWQLLVESSMKDYLTLQLEKIGKVNVMLEETDLANAVYAPVIWEEMGLTVSSMRLDVIISNAHHISRQKAKQLVVAGLVKVNWKTVENPDFECEEEDVLSARGYGRVKVLSTGGRTKKDKIRIEIGYLK; translated from the coding sequence ATGGATGGAATTTATCAGCATTTTCGCGCAGAAGAATACGCATTTATTGATAAGATTTTAGGGATTACGATGCAAGTGGAAAATGAATATACGCCGCAGTTGACGGATTTCTTGGACCCGAGGCAGCGTTTTATTACGGAAACGGTGATTGGCGGTTATGAGCAAATTAATGTCCAGTTTTTTGGTGGGGTAGAGCACGCGGAACGTCGCCGTGCACTAATTTATCCGGATTATTATACGCCAACAGAAGCTGATTTTGAGATTGCGTTGTTCCATATTCGCTATCCGGTGAAATTTACGACACTCACGCATCAAAAAATTCTTGGAACATTGATGTCGCTTGGTATGAAACGCGATATTTTTGGCGACATTTTAAACAATGATACAGAGTGGCAGCTGTTAGTCGAAAGTTCCATGAAGGACTATTTAACGTTGCAGCTTGAAAAAATTGGTAAAGTGAATGTAATGTTAGAAGAGACGGATTTGGCTAATGCAGTCTATGCGCCAGTTATTTGGGAGGAAATGGGGTTAACCGTTTCTAGTATGCGACTGGATGTAATTATTAGTAACGCGCACCATATTTCCCGGCAAAAAGCGAAACAGTTAGTCGTTGCGGGACTTGTTAAAGTAAACTGGAAAACCGTCGAGAATCCGGATTTTGAATGTGAGGAAGAGGATGTATTATCTGCACGCGGGTATGGTCGTGTGAAAGTATTATCGACAGGTGGAAGAACGAAAAAAGATAAAATCCGTATCGAAATAGGTTATTTAAAATGA